Proteins encoded in a region of the Halorhabdus tiamatea SARL4B genome:
- a CDS encoding DEAD/DEAH box helicase codes for MATRGQGESQPTINWSIDDPPSLESFTETSATSHIQTLQAHRFGATQSEQELLALEEVKDKVKLLDHQLSAAHRAITNMGRGLLFADEVGLGKTIEIGMVLKELDLRDTRDSFLVLTPAQLAPQWQQELDDKFGLDFVCNYDDEFQGFDAHDRIVASVDTAKSSRYKEEVLSRRWDALVLDEAHYVRNEDTKRYSLIEQIEYEEAFFATATPIQNDITDLYNITNLIRPGLLGTSTEFEDRYVADGDDTQIKNADALQRKLDRVMIRNRREETDIDFTNRDVRTNTFEPTTAEEELYDTVTNYVRSNYSSEDAKHLVLLLLQKEVVSSPSAVLGTVNKWLDGEGSTTVSNRERDHLHEIKEAASEISDTTKQQRLREIVTTIHDQLDTTRVVVFTQFRETQKEVAESVRKLDQPVHVVNGDCSSTEKEAIVADFEAEGGVLVATDSISEGRNMQFCNVMVNYDLPWNPMKVEQRIGRIDRIGQERDVHVFNLALADTVEEHVLEKLYGKINLFTQSIGGLREILSRMEKSGADFEREVFERVRTADSRVELENNFEEMAVDLEENKEAAEKMSEFNKGVFDSFEFGDDS; via the coding sequence ATGGCAACAAGGGGACAAGGCGAATCTCAACCTACAATAAACTGGTCTATTGACGATCCCCCCTCTCTCGAATCTTTCACAGAGACTAGCGCTACATCCCATATTCAAACACTCCAAGCCCACAGATTTGGTGCCACACAAAGCGAACAGGAACTACTCGCCTTAGAGGAAGTCAAGGATAAGGTCAAACTCCTCGACCACCAGCTCTCAGCCGCTCACCGGGCAATCACAAACATGGGACGTGGGCTGCTGTTCGCCGACGAAGTTGGGCTCGGGAAAACCATCGAAATCGGAATGGTGCTCAAAGAACTCGACTTACGAGATACCCGAGACTCCTTCCTCGTCCTCACACCCGCACAACTCGCACCACAGTGGCAACAGGAACTCGACGACAAATTCGGACTTGACTTCGTCTGTAACTATGACGACGAATTCCAGGGGTTCGACGCTCACGATAGAATCGTCGCCAGTGTGGACACCGCGAAAAGCAGCCGATACAAAGAAGAGGTTTTAAGCCGTCGCTGGGACGCTCTCGTCCTTGACGAAGCCCACTACGTCCGCAATGAGGACACTAAGCGGTACTCTCTTATCGAACAAATCGAATACGAGGAAGCATTCTTTGCCACCGCAACTCCCATCCAAAACGATATTACAGACCTCTACAACATCACGAATCTCATCCGCCCAGGCTTGCTCGGGACATCCACCGAATTTGAAGACCGGTACGTCGCAGACGGAGATGACACCCAGATCAAGAATGCCGATGCCCTCCAACGGAAGCTCGACCGTGTGATGATTCGCAACCGGCGTGAGGAGACTGATATCGACTTCACGAACCGAGATGTCCGAACGAACACGTTTGAGCCGACAACCGCCGAAGAAGAGCTCTACGACACTGTCACTAACTACGTCCGATCCAATTATTCCAGCGAGGACGCGAAACATCTCGTGCTTTTACTCCTCCAAAAGGAGGTCGTGAGCAGCCCAAGTGCGGTGCTGGGAACAGTCAATAAGTGGCTCGACGGAGAGGGATCGACAACCGTCTCGAACCGTGAACGAGACCATTTACATGAGATCAAAGAAGCTGCCAGCGAAATCTCAGATACCACCAAACAGCAGCGGCTTCGTGAGATCGTCACGACGATTCACGACCAACTCGACACTACGCGCGTTGTCGTGTTCACACAATTTCGGGAAACCCAGAAAGAAGTCGCCGAAAGCGTCCGGAAACTCGACCAACCAGTCCACGTCGTAAACGGCGACTGTTCGAGTACCGAGAAGGAAGCGATCGTCGCAGACTTCGAAGCTGAGGGTGGTGTCCTGGTAGCTACTGACTCGATCAGCGAAGGGCGGAACATGCAGTTCTGTAATGTGATGGTGAACTACGATCTCCCCTGGAATCCGATGAAGGTCGAACAACGGATCGGCCGAATCGATCGGATCGGGCAAGAACGTGATGTCCACGTGTTCAATCTCGCATTAGCCGATACAGTCGAGGAACACGTACTGGAGAAACTATACGGGAAAATCAATCTCTTCACACAGTCGATCGGTGGGCTACGTGAGATCCTCTCCCGGATGGAGAAATCCGGGGCAGACTTCGAACGGGAAGTCTTCGAACGGGTTCGCACGGCTGACAGCCGTGTGGAACTGGAGAATAACTTCGAGGAAATGGCTGTTG
- a CDS encoding DEAD/DEAH box helicase encodes MIEGGFPEGIDGLRAIHRILVYSDRPLDSGEIEQRLVNEYDYEFNDQKSRGFPTLLTNLGAARKTDDGYVATDPTDRWRDRFRNADLLPTFERWLKQEGAHIEPPSNTVKRDLAKYYIYRESGGHGRHRQLFDTFRRDYLKTTAYENDVSQPTIRRAEKYIEAENKRGQLRDQICEQFPSFTGDSLAGLSTSVLERIASADDEADAYRIKSSAGAGLSRADFERWAGMDGTTYSFPTDFELYDWQQEAAQQWFDPPKGTESREPEQGIARVVTGAGKTVMALEVIRRWLDEHPKGVVTILVPTKVLMRQWLEELVEKLNVPADDVGWAGSGHKDRFEDDFRVLVSIVNSAVKDDFLRDTLAVANAENHLLVADECHRYSGETFSNVFEYPRTASLGLSATPLSDPGDEERSESDELLLSELGEIYYELSYDEGISRNLIPEFKVRYVGFELTDAERTTYNRLSENVSDAVSDIETRYGNQIYDLNGNFAHKLQTIADSIDGPTPAISDFFRYTQERRELVADAIGRQAISLSLLRQTVTESKKAIVFQERIKQLERMVASAELRGKNYRTGDVATEYGDRQQLYEQYPGLKKADQALEDLFFDPSYRPVMYHSGHRRNAWNDFAVDWFDDDGFANVMLSVKALIEGVDVPSADVGIVRVSSGSVRQRIQTLGRVLRTGGDPSNTSELFVLYARNTVDEKIFRDYDWDKQLSTADVTHLTWDPAGDWEAGDWDPETPFWKCVRKATEEELPDPNTQRPVPDTADLSVGGSYPGPRDGYRFSVDADGQPFEKSADGRRYIRHETVEDIASIVYERKGGGTVIVNDANHALMMEDGKAVFLGVINPNEFEYTSADADSVLGTVDDTELDELL; translated from the coding sequence GTGATCGAGGGTGGTTTTCCCGAAGGAATCGACGGACTGCGGGCAATCCATCGTATTCTGGTGTACAGTGACCGCCCACTCGATAGTGGCGAGATTGAACAGCGACTTGTGAACGAGTACGATTACGAATTCAACGACCAGAAGAGTCGCGGATTCCCGACGCTGCTCACAAACCTTGGGGCAGCACGGAAAACGGACGACGGGTATGTGGCGACAGATCCGACAGACCGATGGCGAGACAGGTTCCGGAATGCCGACCTACTCCCGACATTCGAACGGTGGCTCAAACAAGAAGGTGCACACATTGAACCACCCTCCAACACGGTAAAGCGAGACCTGGCGAAGTACTACATTTACCGGGAGTCTGGTGGCCATGGCCGACACCGACAACTCTTTGATACGTTCCGACGGGACTACCTCAAGACGACGGCCTACGAGAACGATGTCTCACAGCCGACGATCCGGCGCGCTGAGAAATATATTGAAGCCGAAAATAAACGCGGGCAACTACGAGATCAGATCTGCGAACAGTTCCCGTCGTTCACAGGTGATAGTTTAGCTGGTCTATCAACGAGCGTTCTCGAGCGGATCGCGAGTGCAGATGACGAAGCGGACGCATACCGAATCAAATCCTCGGCTGGGGCTGGGTTGTCGCGTGCCGACTTCGAACGCTGGGCCGGGATGGACGGAACCACCTATTCGTTCCCAACCGATTTCGAGCTGTACGACTGGCAACAGGAAGCGGCCCAGCAGTGGTTCGATCCTCCAAAGGGAACTGAAAGCCGTGAACCCGAGCAAGGGATTGCGAGAGTGGTCACTGGGGCCGGAAAAACGGTAATGGCGCTTGAAGTGATCCGTCGGTGGCTTGACGAACATCCCAAGGGTGTTGTGACGATTCTCGTCCCGACGAAGGTACTCATGCGCCAGTGGTTAGAGGAACTCGTCGAGAAACTCAACGTCCCGGCCGATGATGTCGGTTGGGCCGGCAGTGGCCATAAAGACCGGTTTGAGGACGACTTTCGGGTTTTGGTCAGCATCGTCAATTCTGCCGTGAAGGACGACTTTCTCAGGGACACGCTCGCCGTCGCCAACGCAGAAAATCATCTCTTGGTGGCTGACGAATGTCACCGATACTCAGGGGAAACCTTCTCGAATGTCTTCGAATATCCGCGAACAGCGTCACTCGGCCTTTCAGCGACGCCGCTCTCCGATCCTGGTGATGAAGAACGGTCAGAGAGCGACGAATTACTCTTGTCCGAACTTGGGGAGATCTATTACGAACTGTCCTATGATGAAGGGATTTCTCGAAACCTAATCCCGGAATTCAAGGTACGGTACGTTGGATTCGAGCTAACCGACGCAGAGCGGACGACCTATAATAGGCTGAGTGAGAACGTCAGCGATGCGGTCTCTGACATCGAAACGAGATACGGAAACCAGATTTACGACCTGAATGGGAACTTTGCACACAAACTACAGACGATCGCTGACTCGATCGATGGTCCAACGCCAGCAATCTCGGACTTCTTCCGGTATACGCAGGAACGACGAGAATTGGTGGCTGACGCAATTGGCCGACAGGCAATTTCGCTGTCGCTGCTCAGACAGACCGTGACTGAGTCGAAGAAAGCGATCGTCTTCCAGGAGCGAATCAAACAACTCGAACGCATGGTGGCGTCAGCAGAGTTACGTGGCAAGAATTATCGAACCGGTGACGTCGCCACAGAATACGGAGACCGCCAACAGCTCTACGAACAATATCCTGGTCTAAAAAAGGCTGACCAAGCGTTAGAGGATTTGTTCTTCGACCCGAGCTATCGGCCAGTAATGTACCACTCCGGTCACCGGAGAAACGCTTGGAACGATTTCGCAGTGGACTGGTTCGATGACGATGGCTTTGCTAACGTCATGCTCAGCGTTAAAGCACTCATTGAAGGGGTGGACGTGCCGAGTGCTGACGTCGGCATCGTTCGTGTATCGTCAGGCAGTGTCCGACAACGAATTCAGACACTCGGCCGCGTACTTCGCACCGGAGGCGACCCTTCTAATACATCAGAGCTATTCGTGCTGTATGCGCGAAATACGGTCGATGAGAAGATATTCAGGGACTACGACTGGGACAAGCAGCTCTCGACTGCGGACGTCACACACCTGACGTGGGATCCAGCAGGTGACTGGGAGGCCGGCGATTGGGACCCAGAGACACCGTTCTGGAAGTGCGTACGGAAGGCGACTGAAGAGGAACTCCCCGACCCAAATACGCAGCGACCAGTCCCAGATACCGCCGACCTCTCAGTAGGGGGATCGTATCCTGGTCCGCGAGACGGCTATCGGTTCAGTGTTGACGCTGACGGCCAACCATTTGAAAAATCCGCTGACGGCCGGCGCTATATCCGCCACGAGACAGTTGAAGACATCGCATCGATAGTCTACGAGCGGAAAGGGGGCGGGACCGTGATCGTGAACGACGCAAACCACGCGTTGATGATGGAAGACGGGAAAGCAGTCTTCCTCGGCGTCATCAATCCGAACGAATTCGAATACACCAGTGCCGATGCTGATTCAGTGCTAGGAACCGTTGATGATACGGAACTTGACGAGCTACTATGA
- a CDS encoding DUF5797 family protein gives MVSTTSDITHGQYLSEINVSILGRTDSPPGVALFEVEDSEGNQFVVAGVDDRVNTLANEGTYRIENGLGIDPDFNARTAFPNQFEKASSHDCPECGSDLTFEPGVESPPTTVREALSQQGWEDSHLVITEEAELHRLSDRDDWRPRGSNRGPHTPQHQYRCTECSLSIPEGELERYIEQGGRPLEEHVNETAVMESPAADASESIGMATGGAKDVDNFRDNISEGYLPGEEALTTEGLFYDYYFDTGDNRDSKDSLFYPSYSTAVTSHPLTDRTEHYLTVGLNSTIGVEEFERRQLNLVAVLDVSGSMGSQFDQYYYDRSGQRRSVDAPSSETKMAAATESLAALTTHLEADDRLGVVLYNSQDHVAKPVSLVGETDMDAIRGHIRDVTAGGGTNMSAGLETAIDLLSEYEDSDAAQVENRIVFLTDMMPNTGATGQNTITATVEEAAARGIHTTFVGMGLDENPDLAESLSKIRGANHYFVHSATEFEQRLDDEFEYMVTPLVFDLQLELDGDVGIDAIYGSPNADRSAGKIMSVSTLFPSPTTDGETRGGVILLRLDGAPSRSMDLVASWEEIDGTIESDRVQVSADIESPEYFETSGIRKAVCLARYASTLQNWLTAVCGEDDWKPMNSPRSGQWERDSEQLRITEQYREQFRTIQTYIDETASAIDSELRQEAALLETLIEYQDPQPEHDLSDQALDRLADLVELAPTSNGELAEAWGVKTGSEIHAYLESELARYYQRDEDHMLQPTDEARKLVTTGL, from the coding sequence ATGGTAAGTACTACCTCCGATATCACTCACGGTCAATACCTTTCGGAAATCAATGTTTCTATACTGGGCCGTACTGACTCACCACCCGGCGTTGCGCTGTTTGAAGTCGAAGACAGCGAAGGAAATCAATTCGTCGTGGCAGGAGTTGATGACCGAGTGAACACATTAGCGAACGAGGGCACATATCGCATTGAAAACGGACTTGGCATTGACCCTGACTTCAACGCTCGAACAGCTTTCCCGAATCAGTTTGAGAAAGCCTCATCCCATGACTGCCCTGAATGTGGCTCGGATTTGACCTTCGAACCCGGAGTCGAATCGCCTCCAACAACGGTCCGTGAAGCACTCAGCCAGCAAGGATGGGAAGACTCACATCTCGTGATTACCGAGGAGGCAGAACTACATCGTCTCTCGGACAGGGACGATTGGCGACCACGAGGGTCAAATCGGGGTCCGCACACTCCTCAGCACCAATATCGATGTACTGAGTGTTCACTATCAATCCCCGAAGGCGAATTAGAGCGATACATCGAGCAGGGCGGTAGACCACTCGAAGAACACGTCAACGAGACGGCCGTTATGGAGTCGCCTGCGGCCGACGCGTCAGAATCGATTGGGATGGCTACTGGTGGGGCGAAAGACGTTGATAACTTCCGAGACAATATCTCTGAGGGATATCTTCCTGGCGAAGAGGCGCTTACGACGGAGGGGCTGTTTTACGACTACTACTTCGACACGGGCGATAACCGGGATAGCAAAGACAGTCTCTTCTATCCATCGTACAGCACGGCAGTAACCAGTCATCCCCTCACAGATCGAACCGAACACTACCTGACTGTCGGCCTCAATTCAACTATCGGCGTCGAAGAGTTCGAACGCCGCCAGCTCAACCTCGTCGCCGTTCTCGACGTCTCTGGATCGATGGGGAGCCAGTTCGATCAGTACTACTACGACAGATCCGGGCAACGGCGATCAGTAGACGCTCCCTCGAGTGAGACCAAGATGGCTGCTGCGACAGAATCTCTGGCTGCTCTCACCACACACCTTGAGGCAGACGACCGGCTTGGAGTCGTCCTCTACAACTCACAGGACCACGTCGCCAAACCGGTCTCTCTCGTCGGAGAGACAGATATGGACGCTATCCGTGGTCACATTCGGGATGTGACGGCAGGCGGTGGAACGAATATGAGTGCCGGCCTCGAAACCGCTATTGATCTTCTCAGTGAGTACGAAGATTCTGATGCGGCGCAAGTTGAAAATCGAATCGTATTCTTGACGGATATGATGCCGAATACTGGTGCCACCGGGCAGAACACTATCACTGCGACGGTTGAGGAGGCAGCCGCGCGCGGTATTCACACGACGTTCGTCGGTATGGGACTCGACGAAAACCCCGATCTGGCAGAATCGCTGTCGAAGATCCGAGGTGCAAATCATTACTTCGTCCACTCTGCAACGGAGTTCGAGCAGCGACTTGACGACGAATTCGAGTACATGGTCACACCGCTGGTGTTCGACCTCCAGCTGGAACTGGACGGGGATGTCGGTATTGACGCCATCTACGGAAGTCCCAACGCCGATCGATCGGCTGGTAAAATCATGTCCGTCTCAACGTTGTTTCCGTCGCCGACAACCGACGGCGAAACCCGGGGCGGAGTCATATTGTTGCGTCTCGACGGTGCCCCATCCAGGTCAATGGATCTCGTTGCGAGTTGGGAAGAAATCGACGGCACTATCGAATCCGATCGAGTTCAAGTCTCTGCCGATATTGAGTCGCCGGAGTACTTCGAGACAAGTGGCATCAGAAAAGCAGTGTGTCTCGCCCGATATGCCAGTACGCTTCAAAACTGGCTCACCGCTGTATGCGGTGAAGACGACTGGAAGCCGATGAACAGTCCACGAAGCGGGCAGTGGGAACGGGACTCTGAACAACTTCGTATCACAGAGCAATATCGAGAGCAGTTCCGTACGATTCAAACATACATCGACGAAACAGCAAGCGCCATCGATAGCGAACTTCGGCAGGAAGCTGCGCTACTTGAGACTCTCATCGAGTATCAGGATCCACAGCCCGAACATGACCTATCTGATCAAGCGCTAGACCGCCTCGCTGATCTTGTCGAGTTAGCACCGACATCAAATGGTGAATTAGCTGAGGCCTGGGGAGTGAAGACTGGTTCTGAAATCCATGCATACCTCGAATCCGAACTTGCGAGATACTATCAACGCGACGAGGACCATATGCTTCAACCGACAGACGAGGCCAGGAAACTAGTCACAACAGGATTGTAG